Below is a window of Agathobacter rectalis ATCC 33656 DNA.
TTATCAAATAAGAGAAACCCTGTATCGACTCCTAAGCCTGAACCGGGCTGTCAGAAAGAGGTTCATAGTCAAAATGTTGATGACAGTCAGGACAAAATCCGGCGCATAGACATATCAGAGCTTCGCACGCTTCCGGCCAAAAACTGGTACATAGTCAACAACAGCTTTCTTACACACGGTTACGCAAACTATAAGCATCTCGTCATCAAAACGGATACAGATGGCAGGCAATATCTCGGAGTGCCGGGCGTGAGCGAGCCGCAGGAGCGCATGATGGCAGGGATATTCGGCTTCACGGAATTTGAGCCGGCCGCCCCGGCAAATGCAGCGGATGTCGATAGCGGAGTGTTCGGATACTGGTTCTGCCCGCTGTAGTTTTTATAGATTGTAAGAAAATGTCCTTTCCTCTGCACAAAACCACAGAAATTGTGTATAATTAAAGCTAACAAAAGAAAACTGTGGGAGGTGGCATTACATGAAAAATTATTCAAAGGATCCTGACAGACAGTATCATATCCAGGTCGCAAAGGGAGAGGTCGGCAGGTATGTTATCATGCCGGGAGACCCGAAGAGATGTGTTAAAATAGCTCAGTACCTTGACAATCCGGTCTTGATAGCTGACAACAGGGAGTTTATCACATACACCGGCACATTGGATGGAGTGAAGGTCAGTGTGACATCGACAGGCATTGGCGGACCATCCGCATCTATAGCGATGGAGGAGCTGTACAGATGCGGTGCAGATACCTTCGTGAGGATCGGAACCTGCGGAGGCATGCAGACAGATGTGAAAAGCGGTGACATCGTGATTGCGACAGGCGCCATCCGCATGGAGGGCACATCAAAGGAGTATGCGCCGATAGAGTTTCCGGCTGTGGCAGATTTAGATGTCACAAACGCGCTTGTTGCGGCAGCAAAGCAGAAAAACTTTACGCATCACACAGGCGTGGTGCAGTGCAAGGATGCATTTTACGGACAGCACGAGCCCGAAAAAATGCCGGCAGGCTACGAGCTTATCAATAAATGGAATGCATGGAGGATGCTTGGCTGTCTTGCGTCAGAGATGGAGTCAGCCGCGCTTTTTGTCGTTGCGGCAAAGCTTGGAGTCAGGGCAGGTTCATGCTTCCTTGTGGTCGCAAATCAGGAGAGGGAAAAGCTCGGGCTTGAGAATCCTGTGGTACGCGATACTGACATGGCGGTTCAGGTGGCGGTTTCGGCAGTGCGAAATCTCATTAGTGAGGATTGCGCCGGAGAATAAGTCAGACATAAAACACAGAAACGGAGAACAGACATTGGATATAAATGAAATTTTAAAACACGTTGACCATACACTTTTATCCCCACAGGCTACATGGGACGAAATCAGGCAGATATGCGATGATGCGATAAAATATCACACAGCATCGGTCTGCATACCGCCGAGCTATGTAAGTCAGGCGTCAAAGTATCTGGGTGAAAGGGTAAAGGTCTGTACAGTGATAGGCTTCCCTAACGGATATTCGACCACTGCGGTGAAAGCCTTTGAGACAGAGGATGCCCTTGCAAACGGAGCGAAGGAGATAGATATGGTCATCAATATCGGCTGGCTCAAGGATAAAAGGTATGAGCTGATAGAGGATGAAATAAAGAAGCTCAAGTCCATATGCAAGGATAAGGTGCTTAAAGTCATCATCGAGACCTGCTTTCTCACAGATGATGAGAAAATCAGGATGTGCGATATCACAACGAGCGCAGGGGCTGATTACATCAAGACATCTACAGGCTTTGGCACGGCAGGTGCGACCTTTGATGATATAAAGCTGTTTTCAGTGCATATCGGAGAGGGTGTGAAGATGAAGGCTGCCGGAGGCATTTCTTCATTAGATGATGCAGAAAGATTTCTTGAGCTTGGCGCTGACAGGCTTGGGACAAGCCGTGTGGTGAAGCTTATTAAGGCTATGGAATGAATTTTCGTATACAATAAATAACCGGGGAATTATATATGGATAAAAAAACAATTGAAAAACTGATTGATACAGCCATTGCACAGCTTGATTTTTCATATGCGCCGTACTCAGGCTTCAATGTCGGTGCGGCTCTTTTAGCAAAAAATCAGGCAGTCTACACCGGCTGCAATATAGAAAATGCAGCCTACACACCGACAAATTGTGCGGAAAGGACAGCATTTTTCAAGGCAGTGAGTGAAGGTGTGCGGGATTTTGAGGCAATATGTATCGTGGGCGGAAAGAACCAAAAACCGACAGGTTATACAGCGCCATGCGGAGTATGCCGCCAGGTTATGATGGAGTTTTGTAATCCGAAGACCTTTAAAATAATACTGGCGATTGACAGGGAAAATTATAGGATTTTTACGCTTGAGGATATGCTCCCGCAGGGGTTCGGACCTGCGAACCTTGAGTAGAGCGACCTGTAGCTGTACCTTTAAGGGGCTGCATAATGGTCTGTAATAGTTGTTGATTATATGGTCGTGTGAACATTAGCCGCCTCAACAGGAAGTGGGAAACCGGAAATGGGGGAAATATGGAGAGAGAAGAGAATATAAGAGACAATATAATAAAGCTGCCGAAAATAGAGCTTCACTGCCATCTGGATGGCTCATTAAGCCGTGAATTTGTCGAGAAAAGGCTTGGCAGGACAGTGCAGGAGGCAGAGCTTAGCGTGTCGGATGACTGCACAAGTCTTGCACAGTATCTGGAGAAATTTGACTTGCCGGGGCAGTGCATCCAGGATGAAAAGGGGCTTGAGGGAGCCGCCTATGATGTGCTTAAGGGCATGCACCGGGAAAACGTCGTATACGCGGAAATCCGTTTTGCACCGCTGCTTTCAGAGAATGAGCGCATGAGCTGTGAGCGCGTGATAGAGGCTGCACTTAAGGGACTTGAGAGAGGTAAAAAGGATTTTGGCATAGAATATGGGCTTATTGTGTGCGCCATGAGGCATCACGGCGAGGAACAAAACAGACGCATGCTGCACACCGCAAGGGAATTTTTAGGCGCGGGTGTGTGCGCGGCAGACCTCGCAGGTGCTGAGGTGCCTTATCCTATGTCCGGCTTCATGGAGCTTTTCAAATATGCAAAGCAGCTCGGGCTGCCTTTTACAATCCATGCGGGAGAGTGTGGAAATGCACAGAATATTATAGATGCAGTGGAGGCCGGCGCAGCCAGGATAGGCCATGGAATAGCCATGAGAGGTCACGATGATCTGGAAAGGCAGCTTTCGGCAAAGGGCATAGGCATCGAGCTTTGTCCAATAAGCAATCTACAGACAAAGGCGGTGGCATCTGCAGATGAATATCCCATCAGGGAGTTTTTGGATGCGGGATTAAAGGTCACAATAAACACAGACAACCGCACCGTAAGCAACACAACTTTATCTAAAGAGCTTGAGTTCATAGAAAAAACATATGGCATACGCGATGAGGAGCTGCCGCTTATGATGAAAAATGCACTGGACGTGGCATTTGCGGATGATGCCGTGAAGGAGCGGATTTTCAGACAGCTGGTATAGTGCCGTGAGACTTATGGAGATTTAACAGCTCCCCGCTGTGCAAATTTACGGACCGGAAAATGGAGGTATGACACTATGAAGAAATACAACAGAATTTTTGTGATAGTCCTGGATTCTCTGGGAATCGGCGCGATGCCGGACTCGGAAAGGTTTGGAGACACAGATGTAGACACCTTTGGACATATACTTGAGAGGATGCAGACTCTCGACATCCCAAATCTTACAAGGCTTGGAATGCTCAATCTGCACTGTGGCGGTCAGATGCAGCCGGCTGCTGAGCCAATCGGCAGATTTACGCGGTTGGCAGAGGCAAGCAATGGCAAGGACACGATGACAGGCCACTGGGAGATGATGGGCATAAAAACCGAAAAGCCCTTTAAGACCTTCACAGAGCACGGATTTCCACCGGAGCTCATCGCTGAGCTTGAGAAGCAGTGCGGAAAAAAGGTCATAGGCAACAAGAGCGCCAGCGGCACTGAGATAATCGAGGAGCTCGGAGAGGAAGAGATAAAGAACGGTTCGATGATTGTATACACGTCAGCGGATTCGGTGCTTCAGATTTGCGGTAATGAGGAGACCTTTGATTTACAGAATCTCTACCGCTGCTGTGAGATAGCCAGAAAAATAACACTCAAGGACGAGTGGAGAGTAGGGCGCGTCATTGCAAGGCCATATGTGGGAAAGAAAAAGGGTGAGTTCGTGCGAACCTCAAACAGGCACGACTATGCGCTTAAGCCTACAGGTCTTACTGCATTAAATGCATTAAAGGACAGTGGACTGGATGTCATTTCAGTCGGCAAAATCAATGATATTTTCTGCGGAGAGGGCATTACAGAGGCATTCCGCTCAAAGAGCTCGGTTCATGGAATGGAGCAGACCATTGATATTTGTGAGAAAGATTTTACCGGGCTGTGCTTTGTGAATCTGGTCGATTTCGATGCACTGTGGGGACACCGCAGAAATGTGACAGGCTACGGAGAGGAAATTGAGAAATTCGACAAAAATCTGGGCATTTTAATGGAAAAGCTAAGGGATGATGATCTGCTCATACTGACCGCAGACCACGGAAACGACCCTACCTACAAGGGAACGGACCACACACGCGAGTATGTGCCGTTTATCGCGTATTCAAAGAGCATGAAGGGCGGCGGTGCAATTGAGGAGGAAGCCACCTTTGCGGTAATTGGAGCCACAATTACTGACAACTTCGGCGTAAAAATGCCGGAGGGTACCATCGGACATTCTATTCTTGAAGAGCTTTAAGGGGTAATATCTCAGGAATTTTTTAAACTTTAACAGAAAATATATGGAGAAAAAAATGAACAGTATATATGAAAAACTTACCACATGCCTTGCAAGTGTGCGTGAAAAAACAGATTTTGTACCGGAGACAGCCATAGTTTTGGGCTCGGGACTTGGAGACTATGCAGAGCAGATTAAGATAGAGACAACCATAGATTACAAGGATATCAAGGGCTTTCCAACATCCACAGTTCCCGGACACAAAGGCAGGTTTGTATTTGGATATGTGGATAGTGTGCCTGTTGTCATCATGCAGGGCAGAGTCCATTATTATGAGGGGTATCCGATAACAGACGTTGTGCTACCGACACGCCTCATGGGAATGATGGGCGCAAAAAAGCTGATACTCACAAATGCGGCAGGTGGTCTCAATACTGATTTTAATCCGGGAGACTTTATGCTGATTTCGGACCATATCGCGACAGCCATACCAAGTCCACTGATCGGAGCCAATATTGATGAGCTGGGCGAGCGTTTTCCGGATATGAGCGAGGTATACAGCCGCAGAATGAGGGAAATCGTAAAAGAAAAGGCAGATAAGCTGGGCATAAAGCTGAGAGAAGGAGTCTACGTACAGCTCACAGGCCCGCAGTATGAGACTCCGGCCGAGGTCAGGATGTGTAAAATCCTCGGAGGAGATGCCGTCGGAATGAGCACAGCCTGTGAGGCACTTGCAGCGCGTCATATGGGGCTTGAGGTCTGCGGAATCTCATGTATCACCAACCTGGCAGCAGGACTATCCGACAAAAAGCTCAACCACAAGGAAGTGCAGGAAACCGCAGACCGCGTGGCAAAGCAGTTTACAGAACTGATCACTGCTGTGGTGAGAGCAGTGTAAATGCTTAGAAACTTGACAATAAATCGTATCATAGCGTATACTTTAGAATCCTAACAGATGGGATGGAGGATTTCAATGTTAAATATATATTTAGGGGATATGGAAAATGCAATTTACCATCCTCCGGTGTATTTTGATAACACATATGAAGATGAATGGATAACGGATGAGCTGTCTGTCAAAATGATAAAAGATATAGATAAATCAGACGTCATTGGACCACATCTGGTACAAAGCCCGATACTGGGACCGATATCCACAAAGGAATTGTCCGGTGGAGTGAAAACCCTTATGCTGATGGCTTTTGATGATAGCGGAAAAATTTTTAACGCTTCAGCGTGTGGTGATAACTGCGCAAAGTGGATATTGAGAATTGCGGGCAAAAAGAATTTGACAATTAATCTGCATCATATAATGGATTTTGGCAAAGATTTTGAGGCAAAGATACTGAATACGGGAGAGATGGTTCACAGTATGGCTGAATTCATCAGTGTTGCAGGTAAATATGTATAGGAGAAGGTATGAAGGGTAAGCATAAAATTGTTGTGAAAAACAATAGACTTCATTATGAATTTGAAATAAAAAGAAATATCACGATAATAAAAGGGGACAGTGCTACAGGGAAAACAACACTCATAAATATGATCAGACAATTTGCAAATCTGGGTAATGCAAGCGGAATTGAAATCGAATGTGATGCCCCGTGCACAGTTCTTGAGGGAAACCTGTGGCAGATGCTGCTCAAAAATTTATCAGGAAATATCATTTTTATTGATGAAGAAAATCAGTTTATAAGACAGCAAGAGTTTGCTGAACTTGTAAAGGCGTCAGATAATTATTTTGTGATAATAACAAGAGAAAATCTGTACAATCTGCCATATAGTGTTGAAGAAATATATGGACTGTATTCTTCAGGAAAGTATCAGAACACAAAACAAATATATCAGGAGATGTATCATATTTATCCTTTAAATCAGGATCTTTCATGTAAACCTGACAAAATAATTGTTGAAGATACAAATTCTGGATATGAGTATTTCAAGGCAATATCGAAAGA
It encodes the following:
- the udp gene encoding uridine phosphorylase, whose protein sequence is MKNYSKDPDRQYHIQVAKGEVGRYVIMPGDPKRCVKIAQYLDNPVLIADNREFITYTGTLDGVKVSVTSTGIGGPSASIAMEELYRCGADTFVRIGTCGGMQTDVKSGDIVIATGAIRMEGTSKEYAPIEFPAVADLDVTNALVAAAKQKNFTHHTGVVQCKDAFYGQHEPEKMPAGYELINKWNAWRMLGCLASEMESAALFVVAAKLGVRAGSCFLVVANQEREKLGLENPVVRDTDMAVQVAVSAVRNLISEDCAGE
- the deoC gene encoding deoxyribose-phosphate aldolase; translated protein: MDINEILKHVDHTLLSPQATWDEIRQICDDAIKYHTASVCIPPSYVSQASKYLGERVKVCTVIGFPNGYSTTAVKAFETEDALANGAKEIDMVINIGWLKDKRYELIEDEIKKLKSICKDKVLKVIIETCFLTDDEKIRMCDITTSAGADYIKTSTGFGTAGATFDDIKLFSVHIGEGVKMKAAGGISSLDDAERFLELGADRLGTSRVVKLIKAME
- a CDS encoding cytidine deaminase, whose amino-acid sequence is MDKKTIEKLIDTAIAQLDFSYAPYSGFNVGAALLAKNQAVYTGCNIENAAYTPTNCAERTAFFKAVSEGVRDFEAICIVGGKNQKPTGYTAPCGVCRQVMMEFCNPKTFKIILAIDRENYRIFTLEDMLPQGFGPANLE
- the add gene encoding adenosine deaminase, with translation MEREENIRDNIIKLPKIELHCHLDGSLSREFVEKRLGRTVQEAELSVSDDCTSLAQYLEKFDLPGQCIQDEKGLEGAAYDVLKGMHRENVVYAEIRFAPLLSENERMSCERVIEAALKGLERGKKDFGIEYGLIVCAMRHHGEEQNRRMLHTAREFLGAGVCAADLAGAEVPYPMSGFMELFKYAKQLGLPFTIHAGECGNAQNIIDAVEAGAARIGHGIAMRGHDDLERQLSAKGIGIELCPISNLQTKAVASADEYPIREFLDAGLKVTINTDNRTVSNTTLSKELEFIEKTYGIRDEELPLMMKNALDVAFADDAVKERIFRQLV
- a CDS encoding phosphopentomutase is translated as MKKYNRIFVIVLDSLGIGAMPDSERFGDTDVDTFGHILERMQTLDIPNLTRLGMLNLHCGGQMQPAAEPIGRFTRLAEASNGKDTMTGHWEMMGIKTEKPFKTFTEHGFPPELIAELEKQCGKKVIGNKSASGTEIIEELGEEEIKNGSMIVYTSADSVLQICGNEETFDLQNLYRCCEIARKITLKDEWRVGRVIARPYVGKKKGEFVRTSNRHDYALKPTGLTALNALKDSGLDVISVGKINDIFCGEGITEAFRSKSSVHGMEQTIDICEKDFTGLCFVNLVDFDALWGHRRNVTGYGEEIEKFDKNLGILMEKLRDDDLLILTADHGNDPTYKGTDHTREYVPFIAYSKSMKGGGAIEEEATFAVIGATITDNFGVKMPEGTIGHSILEEL
- a CDS encoding purine-nucleoside phosphorylase, whose product is MNSIYEKLTTCLASVREKTDFVPETAIVLGSGLGDYAEQIKIETTIDYKDIKGFPTSTVPGHKGRFVFGYVDSVPVVIMQGRVHYYEGYPITDVVLPTRLMGMMGAKKLILTNAAGGLNTDFNPGDFMLISDHIATAIPSPLIGANIDELGERFPDMSEVYSRRMREIVKEKADKLGIKLREGVYVQLTGPQYETPAEVRMCKILGGDAVGMSTACEALAARHMGLEVCGISCITNLAAGLSDKKLNHKEVQETADRVAKQFTELITAVVRAV
- a CDS encoding DUF4869 domain-containing protein; translation: MLNIYLGDMENAIYHPPVYFDNTYEDEWITDELSVKMIKDIDKSDVIGPHLVQSPILGPISTKELSGGVKTLMLMAFDDSGKIFNASACGDNCAKWILRIAGKKNLTINLHHIMDFGKDFEAKILNTGEMVHSMAEFISVAGKYV